In Pseudobacter ginsenosidimutans, the following are encoded in one genomic region:
- a CDS encoding glycoside hydrolase family 2 protein, with protein MRNLFIPYLLFLFFSSSMMAQQVRNAASISLDGEWLFALDPVKTGERSHWFDTGFVTTGFDKVTVPHCFSVDERYAMFTGTAWYFRKFAGPVLPAGYRVFLRFDAVFYKTSVWLNGKLAGNHEGGYTPFEMEVTSLLQAKNVLTLSVNNEWDTTTIPGAKTTNTFTRTDHSQLYAWMNYGGITRPVQLVIRPDVFIQNLQVITNAGQAKGNARIRIKTFVSNLSQQPVSMPVTASVDFEGKPCNIRFKPVVVTLKENAEGTVVLEGELPATLVKYWQPDEPHLYKAKVMAGRDTFSTSFGIRTIKVEGVKLLVNGEAIRRGGCNRPLDYPGFGSLDPQEILEKDMQLIKEGNMEFSRISHYPVSEAMLHWADQHGLFIIAEAGNWQMTPQQMADPLMREKYKSQLREMMERDWNHPCIIAYSLGNEFQSQTPEGQAWVKDMRDYVRSIDSTRLITFASFNVWRDYVKQPEDEASRYVDFISANIYGNHQKILQRIHELYPDKPVYISEFGIRATKNKTEDERIAYFKKALQEIRQFDFVSGASVWSFNDYQSRYPGTDADGYRAWGLVTPERQLRGTYQIMQEEFAPVVLQAVQWKDDQMIIDVQSRADFPSCTLRNYRLQYGTTVIELKTLKPGERQQLTLPVSAKDKNGLSISIIKPGGFVVINKIFKP; from the coding sequence ATGCGCAACCTATTCATTCCATATTTGCTATTCCTGTTTTTTTCGTCATCGATGATGGCGCAGCAGGTCCGCAATGCCGCATCCATTTCATTGGATGGGGAATGGCTCTTTGCATTGGACCCCGTGAAAACAGGAGAAAGAAGCCATTGGTTTGATACCGGTTTCGTAACAACAGGATTTGATAAAGTAACGGTGCCGCATTGTTTTTCGGTAGACGAACGTTATGCGATGTTCACCGGCACAGCCTGGTATTTCAGGAAATTCGCCGGGCCTGTACTGCCTGCGGGTTACAGGGTCTTTCTTCGTTTCGATGCGGTATTCTACAAAACATCTGTTTGGCTGAATGGCAAGCTGGCAGGTAATCACGAGGGAGGCTATACGCCTTTTGAAATGGAGGTGACCAGTTTGTTGCAGGCGAAAAATGTACTGACATTATCGGTGAACAATGAATGGGATACCACTACCATCCCCGGCGCCAAGACCACCAATACATTTACCAGAACTGATCATTCGCAGTTGTATGCCTGGATGAACTATGGCGGCATCACCAGGCCTGTGCAATTGGTCATTCGTCCTGATGTATTCATTCAAAACCTGCAGGTGATAACAAATGCCGGGCAGGCAAAAGGAAATGCAAGGATCCGCATCAAAACTTTTGTCAGCAATCTTTCACAGCAACCGGTCTCCATGCCTGTTACTGCCAGCGTTGATTTTGAAGGGAAGCCTTGTAATATCCGTTTCAAGCCGGTAGTTGTTACCCTGAAAGAAAATGCGGAGGGAACTGTTGTGCTGGAAGGAGAATTGCCCGCAACCCTTGTGAAATACTGGCAGCCCGATGAGCCGCATCTGTACAAAGCAAAAGTGATGGCAGGCAGGGATACATTTTCCACTTCATTCGGGATCCGCACTATAAAAGTAGAAGGTGTAAAACTCTTAGTGAATGGTGAGGCCATTCGCAGAGGTGGCTGCAACAGGCCGCTAGATTATCCCGGTTTTGGTTCTCTCGATCCACAGGAAATACTGGAAAAAGATATGCAGCTGATCAAGGAGGGCAATATGGAATTTTCCCGTATCAGTCATTATCCTGTTTCGGAAGCGATGCTCCATTGGGCCGATCAGCATGGTTTGTTCATCATTGCAGAAGCAGGCAACTGGCAGATGACGCCACAACAGATGGCTGATCCGCTCATGCGTGAAAAATATAAATCGCAACTCCGCGAAATGATGGAGCGCGACTGGAACCACCCCTGCATCATTGCTTACAGTCTTGGTAACGAGTTCCAGTCTCAAACACCGGAAGGGCAGGCCTGGGTGAAGGATATGCGTGATTATGTGAGATCCATCGATTCAACACGACTGATCACCTTTGCCAGTTTCAATGTTTGGAGGGATTATGTGAAGCAGCCGGAAGATGAAGCTTCCCGGTATGTAGATTTTATCAGCGCAAATATTTATGGGAATCACCAGAAGATTTTGCAGCGTATCCATGAGCTCTATCCTGATAAGCCTGTTTACATCAGCGAATTCGGGATCCGCGCCACGAAAAATAAAACTGAGGACGAGCGCATCGCATATTTCAAAAAAGCATTGCAGGAGATCAGGCAATTCGATTTTGTGAGTGGCGCCTCTGTTTGGAGTTTCAATGATTACCAGAGCCGTTATCCCGGCACTGATGCAGATGGATATCGAGCCTGGGGCCTCGTTACGCCGGAGCGGCAATTACGCGGTACTTATCAAATCATGCAGGAGGAATTCGCTCCGGTGGTTCTGCAGGCTGTGCAATGGAAGGATGACCAAATGATCATCGATGTGCAGTCGCGCGCAGACTTTCCATCCTGCACACTTCGTAATTACCGCTTGCAATACGGCACAACAGTGATCGAACTAAAGACGCTGAAGCCCGGCGAACGTCAGCAGCTGACTTTACCGGTTTCCGCAAAAGATAAAAATGGATTATCGATTTCCATTATCAAGCCTGGTGGCTTTGTGGTGATCAATAAAATTTTCAAACCGTAA
- a CDS encoding FAD-dependent oxidoreductase → MKVDTNSAGGKRSFVNRELKADLIVTGGGLSGVCGAITAARQGCKVVLVQDRPVLGGNCSSEVRLWILGATSHMGNNNRWAREGGVVDEILVENTYRNPEGNPVILDMILLDKVVSEPNITLLLNTAVYEVEKKDADTIQSLKAFCSQNQTEYILSAPLYCDASGDGVVGFLAGAAFRMGAESMDEFGEKFAPSKEYGELLGHTLYFYSKDTGRPVNFIPPAFALNDITKIPRFKTFNAHDFGCKLWWIEYGGRLDTVHDTEQIKWELWKVIYGVWNYIKNSGKFPEAANLTLEWVGTIPGKRESRRFEGDYMLVQQDIVGQRTHEDAVAFGGWSIDLHPADGVFSEKPGCNQWHSKGIYQIPYRSLYSKNIKNLFLAGRNISASHVAFGSTRVMATAAYVSQAVGMSAALCKEKNILPAAIIREGHIETLQKRLLKTGQYIPGMILADESDKLSSAVIRASSELELKELPESGFLKTLELSLAQMVPLKAGIIENFVLHVDAEEETNLEFELRVSSKAGNHTPDITIGRKILPVHPGRNCLQLDFDAEMKEAGYAFLTIMKNPKVKLHHSRKRLTGVLSVFNTVNKAVSNYGKQTPPEHIGMDTFEFWCPQRRPEGHNIAFKYPAGINLFGAENIRNGIDRPTWQPNAWVADWNDPHPQLTISWKEPQTINQIDLFFDADYDHPMESVLMHHPETAMPFCVRNYRIKDEKGNVIAEKNDNYQTHNAIKLNQPVVTGKLIIEVEHPSADVPAAVFSVRCY, encoded by the coding sequence ATGAAAGTAGATACAAACAGTGCAGGAGGCAAACGTTCATTTGTGAACCGGGAATTGAAGGCCGATCTGATTGTGACAGGTGGAGGTCTCTCCGGTGTGTGCGGCGCTATCACGGCAGCGCGCCAGGGATGTAAAGTTGTACTGGTGCAGGACAGGCCTGTGCTTGGTGGTAATTGCAGCAGTGAAGTACGCTTATGGATATTGGGCGCCACTTCACATATGGGCAATAACAACCGGTGGGCACGGGAAGGCGGTGTGGTAGATGAGATACTCGTGGAGAATACTTATCGGAATCCGGAAGGGAATCCTGTAATACTGGACATGATACTGCTGGATAAAGTGGTAAGCGAACCCAATATCACCTTATTGCTGAATACTGCCGTATATGAAGTTGAAAAGAAAGATGCTGATACCATTCAATCGCTGAAAGCGTTTTGCAGTCAGAACCAGACGGAGTACATTTTATCAGCTCCCTTATATTGCGATGCATCCGGAGATGGCGTAGTAGGATTTCTGGCAGGTGCTGCCTTCCGCATGGGAGCAGAAAGCATGGATGAGTTCGGAGAAAAATTTGCGCCATCCAAAGAATATGGTGAACTGCTGGGACATACCTTATATTTTTATAGCAAGGATACAGGCAGGCCTGTCAACTTCATTCCGCCTGCCTTTGCGCTGAACGATATCACGAAGATCCCGAGATTCAAAACTTTCAATGCGCATGATTTCGGATGTAAATTGTGGTGGATCGAGTATGGCGGAAGGTTAGATACTGTACACGATACCGAGCAGATCAAATGGGAACTCTGGAAGGTCATCTATGGTGTTTGGAATTATATAAAAAACTCTGGCAAATTTCCGGAAGCCGCTAATCTTACGCTCGAATGGGTGGGCACAATTCCCGGGAAAAGGGAGAGTCGCAGGTTTGAAGGCGATTACATGCTGGTGCAACAGGACATTGTTGGGCAACGCACGCATGAGGATGCTGTGGCATTTGGCGGCTGGAGTATCGATCTGCATCCTGCGGATGGTGTATTCAGTGAGAAGCCGGGCTGCAACCAATGGCATTCAAAAGGTATTTATCAGATCCCTTACCGCAGTTTGTACAGTAAGAATATCAAAAACCTTTTCCTGGCGGGTCGCAACATCAGCGCTTCACATGTTGCTTTCGGATCAACGCGCGTAATGGCCACGGCGGCTTATGTGTCTCAGGCTGTAGGAATGTCCGCTGCTCTTTGTAAAGAAAAAAATATACTACCCGCTGCTATCATTCGGGAAGGACATATCGAAACGCTGCAAAAAAGATTATTGAAAACCGGTCAGTATATCCCGGGAATGATCCTGGCCGATGAATCAGATAAATTATCATCTGCCGTGATCAGAGCTTCCAGCGAACTTGAGTTGAAAGAATTGCCGGAGAGTGGATTCCTGAAGACACTGGAGCTCTCACTCGCTCAGATGGTTCCCCTGAAAGCTGGAATAATAGAAAACTTTGTTTTGCATGTTGATGCTGAAGAGGAAACGAATCTTGAATTTGAATTGCGTGTGAGCAGCAAAGCTGGCAACCATACACCAGATATCACAATCGGCAGAAAGATATTGCCGGTCCATCCCGGTCGCAACTGCTTGCAGCTGGATTTCGATGCAGAGATGAAGGAGGCAGGATATGCATTCCTCACCATCATGAAAAATCCAAAAGTGAAATTGCATCATAGCCGAAAGAGGTTAACTGGTGTGCTGTCTGTTTTCAATACCGTGAACAAGGCTGTGTCTAATTATGGAAAACAAACGCCTCCGGAACATATCGGTATGGACACATTCGAATTCTGGTGCCCGCAACGAAGACCCGAAGGGCATAATATTGCTTTCAAATACCCGGCTGGAATAAACCTGTTCGGAGCAGAGAATATTCGCAATGGCATCGACAGACCTACCTGGCAACCCAATGCCTGGGTGGCGGACTGGAATGATCCCCATCCTCAATTGACCATCAGTTGGAAAGAGCCCCAAACCATCAATCAGATCGATCTTTTTTTCGATGCCGATTATGATCATCCCATGGAATCGGTACTGATGCATCATCCTGAAACAGCAATGCCTTTTTGTGTAAGGAATTATCGAATCAAAGATGAAAAAGGGAATGTGATTGCAGAGAAAAATGACAATTACCAAACACATAATGCTATCAAACTAAATCAACCTGTAGTGACAGGTAAACTGATCATTGAAGTGGAGCATCCTTCTGCAGATGTCCCTGCGGCGGTCTTTTCGGTAAGATGCTATTGA
- a CDS encoding DUF6766 family protein: MIKFIRNNSLSVVFLLLFLLAIAGQFFTGMSEHNKDRTEDGEVPLSAGEYLHSGHFIQATFENWESEFLQMALFVILTIFLYQKGSSESKTFEGDEEVDREPDPNREGAPWPVRKGGWILALYKHSLSIALLVLFILSFTLHLYGSLKDENEHLAGKGLPPESMSKYITESRFWFESFQNWQSEFLSVFAIVVLSVFLRQKGSPQSKPVDAPDDETGE; encoded by the coding sequence ATGATAAAATTTATCCGGAACAATAGTTTATCGGTGGTTTTCCTGTTATTATTCCTGCTAGCCATCGCCGGACAGTTCTTTACAGGTATGAGCGAACACAATAAAGACAGGACCGAAGATGGAGAAGTTCCGCTGAGCGCCGGTGAATATCTCCATTCCGGTCATTTCATTCAGGCCACCTTTGAAAACTGGGAAAGCGAATTCCTGCAAATGGCATTGTTTGTTATACTGACTATTTTCCTCTATCAGAAAGGCTCTTCAGAATCCAAAACATTCGAGGGAGATGAAGAAGTGGACAGAGAACCAGATCCCAACCGCGAAGGCGCTCCCTGGCCGGTGAGAAAAGGAGGTTGGATACTGGCGCTCTATAAACATTCACTGAGTATCGCGTTGCTGGTATTATTCATCCTGTCTTTTACTTTGCATCTTTATGGAAGCCTTAAGGATGAGAATGAACACCTGGCGGGGAAAGGATTGCCTCCGGAATCAATGAGTAAGTATATTACTGAAAGCCGTTTCTGGTTTGAGTCTTTCCAGAACTGGCAAAGTGAGTTCCTGTCGGTTTTTGCAATTGTAGTGTTGTCTGTTTTTCTGAGACAGAAGGGATCTCCGCAATCCAAGCCTGTTGATGCCCCCGATGATGAAACAGGAGAATGA
- a CDS encoding SemiSWEET family sugar transporter — MDITQITGIAASVGTGLYLLPQLVKLFKEKKAEQLSIGMMAVLLVGLILWILYGIQKKDMIIIISNAVSLGLNIAIIALTIKYSRKTH; from the coding sequence ATGGACATTACACAAATAACTGGTATAGCAGCCAGCGTGGGAACAGGACTTTACCTGCTTCCCCAATTAGTTAAACTATTTAAAGAAAAGAAGGCGGAGCAATTATCTATTGGCATGATGGCAGTGCTGCTGGTCGGCCTTATCCTTTGGATACTTTATGGAATCCAGAAAAAAGATATGATCATTATCATCTCGAATGCAGTATCACTGGGGTTGAATATCGCGATCATTGCCCTGACAATAAAATACAGCAGGAAAACTCATTAG
- a CDS encoding KTSC domain-containing protein — translation MPSTVIASFSYDETAQTLLIQFVSGSRYLYYRVPKQVVEEFKRYREKGVFYNLHVNGKFSFSKIQ, via the coding sequence ATGCCCTCAACTGTTATCGCATCTTTCAGTTATGATGAAACAGCTCAAACCCTCCTGATACAATTCGTTTCAGGAAGCAGGTACCTGTATTACCGGGTTCCGAAACAGGTTGTGGAGGAATTCAAAAGATACAGGGAGAAGGGAGTATTCTATAATCTGCATGTAAATGGCAAATTCTCCTTTTCCAAAATTCAATAG
- a CDS encoding 5'-methylthioadenosine/S-adenosylhomocysteine nucleosidase family protein: MNRFSLEETLFVFALEAEAGDHFNGVNKLVTGIGKVNAAFSLTRSIYQLRPKLIVNLGSAGSNHFNRGELICCTSFVQRDMDVRGLGFALYETPFSGMPPVLDHGLKLEGIPEGICGTGDSFEMNHATTAYNLVDMEAFPLAMIAQREAIPFLCLKYISDGADGAAPEDWSVHVHRAAAAFSDLLLG; encoded by the coding sequence ATGAACCGATTCTCCCTGGAAGAAACATTGTTCGTATTTGCCCTGGAAGCTGAAGCCGGTGATCATTTCAATGGCGTGAATAAACTGGTCACTGGAATAGGAAAAGTGAATGCAGCATTCAGTCTTACCAGATCGATCTATCAGCTCAGACCCAAACTCATCGTGAATCTCGGATCTGCCGGCAGCAATCATTTCAACAGGGGAGAATTGATATGCTGCACCAGTTTTGTTCAGCGGGATATGGATGTAAGAGGATTGGGCTTCGCTTTGTATGAAACGCCATTCTCCGGTATGCCCCCCGTTCTGGACCATGGATTGAAATTAGAAGGAATTCCCGAAGGGATCTGTGGTACAGGCGATAGTTTTGAAATGAACCACGCTACCACCGCTTATAACCTTGTAGATATGGAAGCTTTTCCACTGGCCATGATCGCACAAAGGGAAGCTATTCCTTTTCTCTGCCTGAAATATATATCCGACGGCGCTGATGGTGCGGCTCCTGAAGACTGGTCTGTTCACGTACACCGCGCTGCTGCGGCATTCAGTGATCTGCTGCTCGGATAA
- a CDS encoding tetratricopeptide repeat protein, which yields MRKILCLQAAFSLLLVAVHAQQIRIDSLLSELSKAKEDTNKVILYRMLAGSVLNTDPEKAIAFGKAGVQLGKQLGYHKGVAGCYLNLSAAFSSGSKLDSGLLYIDTAIIWSKKVGEPNRLALAFLNRADMHMQFRHLKQSLIDCDTALHYAELANNNDRRARILQTIGSVYFLQDRFNESRDYYERAGKLYNEAGNKRMSAIILNNIGNVYKNTKEYAAAVENFDSAIRLAMDINDQLNLSMYYGNKSDAYTRAEQYDKAEQSATKAMEYATQLNNDVQKGIAYNYLGQIYLKQAKYA from the coding sequence ATGAGGAAAATTCTATGTCTCCAGGCTGCTTTTTCTTTACTGCTTGTAGCAGTTCATGCGCAACAGATCAGGATCGATTCCCTCCTTTCAGAGCTCAGCAAAGCAAAAGAAGATACCAATAAAGTGATACTGTACCGGATGCTTGCGGGATCAGTACTGAATACCGATCCTGAAAAAGCTATAGCCTTCGGGAAGGCAGGCGTGCAGCTGGGAAAACAATTGGGATACCACAAAGGCGTGGCCGGTTGTTACCTGAACCTCTCAGCTGCCTTCAGCAGCGGTTCAAAACTGGACTCAGGGCTCCTGTATATAGACACGGCCATCATCTGGTCTAAAAAAGTGGGAGAGCCGAACCGCCTGGCGCTGGCATTCCTCAACCGGGCGGATATGCATATGCAATTCCGCCATCTCAAACAATCACTCATCGATTGCGATACAGCGCTTCATTATGCGGAACTGGCAAATAACAATGATCGCAGGGCCCGCATCCTGCAAACCATCGGATCGGTTTACTTCCTGCAGGACAGGTTCAATGAAAGCCGCGATTACTATGAAAGAGCCGGCAAATTATACAATGAGGCCGGTAACAAAAGAATGTCTGCCATCATCCTGAACAATATTGGAAATGTGTACAAGAACACAAAGGAATATGCTGCGGCAGTAGAGAATTTTGATAGTGCGATCCGGTTGGCGATGGACATCAACGACCAGTTGAATCTTTCCATGTACTACGGAAATAAGAGTGATGCTTATACCCGGGCTGAACAATACGATAAAGCTGAACAAAGTGCAACAAAGGCCATGGAATATGCAACACAGCTCAACAATGATGTACAGAAAGGAATTGCCTATAATTATTTGGGACAGATCTATCTGAAGCAGGCAAAATACGCGTAG
- a CDS encoding sensor histidine kinase: protein MQTAFKVEEKNNEIALLNKDRQLQEQRLFRQRIIIIGALTLMGLAIAGIFLIRSRQRLRQQMKEMELRNSIAADLHDEVGSSLSSIYMLSEMASSGKTSTASQQEMLHKVTSYSKETMDRMGDIVWMIKPRSEDGQDLQERMQRFLFEMCNSRNINGHFDRDALQQIKLSMPQKKALYLIFKEAVNNALKYANTENISVQISKKDHSVELVVSDDGIGFDPEKIKKGSGLNNMMNRSKELGGETIISSVAGSGTRVISRIPL from the coding sequence ATGCAAACAGCCTTCAAAGTGGAAGAGAAGAATAATGAAATAGCGTTGTTGAATAAAGACAGGCAATTGCAGGAACAGCGCCTGTTCCGTCAGCGGATCATCATCATTGGGGCTCTGACGCTGATGGGACTTGCTATTGCGGGCATCTTCCTCATCAGGAGCCGTCAGCGTCTCCGTCAGCAAATGAAGGAGATGGAATTGCGCAACAGCATTGCGGCCGATCTGCATGATGAAGTGGGCAGTTCACTCAGTAGTATTTACATGTTGAGCGAAATGGCTTCTTCCGGGAAAACAAGTACTGCCTCACAACAGGAAATGCTGCATAAAGTAACCAGTTATTCCAAAGAAACGATGGACAGGATGGGAGATATCGTTTGGATGATCAAACCCAGGAGTGAAGATGGCCAGGACCTGCAGGAACGGATGCAACGGTTTCTATTTGAAATGTGCAATAGTAGAAATATCAATGGGCATTTCGATAGGGATGCTTTACAACAAATAAAATTAAGCATGCCACAGAAAAAGGCTTTATACCTGATCTTCAAGGAAGCAGTGAACAATGCCCTGAAATATGCCAACACGGAAAATATCAGTGTGCAGATTTCAAAGAAAGATCATTCTGTAGAACTGGTGGTCTCAGATGATGGCATTGGTTTCGATCCTGAAAAGATCAAAAAGGGAAGCGGACTGAACAATATGATGAACAGGTCAAAGGAGTTGGGAGGCGAGACCATCATCAGTTCCGTTGCCGGTTCCGGAACCAGAGTGATCAGCCGCATTCCGCTATAA
- a CDS encoding response regulator transcription factor, which yields MIRVVIFEDNKHLRNTLEVLLGAAEGFSCVGSFSDCNDLLNKLDGTPCDIALMDIEMPGMNGIEATRLIRQHFPSVHILIQTAFFDDNYIFNAICAGASGYILKTTSPEAYLEALSEVESGGSPMTPGVARRMLELFRDHLHPTVAVDYQLTQREKEILQMLVSGKSYKMIAAASGIAMDTVKSHIRNIYAKLHVNSGTEAVSKAIRDRLV from the coding sequence TTGATACGCGTTGTCATATTCGAGGATAATAAACATTTGCGAAATACCCTGGAGGTTTTGCTTGGGGCCGCTGAAGGATTTTCCTGTGTGGGATCCTTCTCTGATTGTAATGACCTGCTGAATAAGCTGGACGGTACTCCCTGCGATATAGCGCTGATGGATATCGAAATGCCGGGCATGAACGGCATTGAAGCTACCCGCCTGATCAGGCAACATTTCCCTTCCGTTCATATCCTGATACAAACAGCTTTCTTTGACGATAATTATATTTTCAATGCCATTTGTGCAGGGGCTTCGGGTTATATCCTGAAAACAACATCGCCGGAGGCTTACCTGGAAGCGTTAAGCGAAGTGGAGTCGGGTGGTTCACCCATGACGCCAGGAGTGGCCAGGCGGATGCTGGAACTTTTCCGCGATCATCTGCATCCCACCGTTGCTGTGGATTATCAGCTTACACAAAGGGAAAAAGAAATATTGCAAATGCTCGTAAGCGGAAAAAGCTATAAAATGATCGCTGCTGCTTCAGGCATTGCCATGGATACAGTGAAGTCGCATATCAGGAATATCTATGCGAAACTGCATGTAAATTCCGGTACAGAAGCAGTTTCAAAAGCTATCCGCGACAGACTGGTCTGA
- a CDS encoding DUF418 domain-containing protein: MPAGRMALTNYISQSVICVMIFHGIGWGLGGKVGPAVFIPMIIAIYTFQVLISNSWFRFFSFGPLEWIWRILTYGRLLSLIKKEKG, translated from the coding sequence ATGCCTGCCGGAAGAATGGCGCTGACCAATTATATTTCTCAAAGCGTGATTTGCGTAATGATCTTTCATGGAATAGGTTGGGGACTGGGTGGCAAAGTGGGGCCTGCTGTTTTTATTCCCATGATCATTGCCATTTATACGTTTCAGGTATTGATCAGCAACTCCTGGTTCCGGTTTTTCAGTTTCGGTCCGCTTGAATGGATCTGGAGAATACTCACTTACGGACGATTACTATCTCTGATAAAAAAAGAAAAAGGGTAA
- a CDS encoding DUF3592 domain-containing protein yields the protein MSGIHFLLIGIALFGFLPLAIVLYKKRLVKKMLTTGLKAKGTIYNIRRTLRSPQQDIVSYFFHAEDGKRYTGILTTGPAVYAAGDVLDIYYLRNNPKRSTVKGAWGSPVIFVFVIIIAIAVLFMTYKLYEMVGAGQL from the coding sequence ATGAGTGGAATACATTTTTTACTGATAGGTATAGCACTGTTCGGCTTTCTGCCGCTGGCCATTGTACTGTATAAGAAAAGACTGGTGAAGAAAATGCTGACAACAGGACTGAAAGCCAAAGGAACGATTTACAATATCCGAAGAACCTTGCGTAGCCCGCAACAGGATATCGTTTCCTATTTTTTCCATGCGGAAGATGGAAAAAGATACACGGGCATACTTACTACCGGACCGGCTGTTTATGCCGCAGGTGATGTACTGGATATTTACTACCTGCGGAATAATCCAAAAAGGAGTACGGTGAAAGGAGCGTGGGGATCTCCTGTGATCTTTGTGTTTGTTATCATCATCGCAATTGCTGTATTGTTCATGACGTATAAACTATATGAAATGGTGGGTGCAGGGCAGTTGTAA
- a CDS encoding DUF4198 domain-containing protein: MKKITISLALVLIAFAASAHALWIETEAKGNKSKAHHVRVYLGEFSDNERDSVANWFSNMKDIELFVTDPAGNRQKITLKDAGNHYLGEFTPSSDGNYTLSVAHTVADVYNEGKIEYYATASVNVGKASASSLAKSTFLSVVPVAAGKLASPLDLQVFMEGQPVAKTKVMVASPDGWEKTMYSNEEGKVVCRPVQSGTHMLEAVKVLKTPGTHNGKSYKSVTHLVTHCVQVNK; the protein is encoded by the coding sequence ATGAAAAAGATAACAATCAGTCTGGCCCTGGTCCTTATTGCATTTGCAGCCTCGGCACACGCGCTCTGGATCGAAACCGAAGCAAAAGGGAACAAGAGCAAGGCACACCATGTACGGGTATACCTGGGAGAGTTCTCCGACAATGAAAGGGATTCTGTGGCCAATTGGTTCAGCAATATGAAAGACATCGAGCTTTTTGTTACCGATCCGGCAGGCAACCGGCAGAAGATCACATTGAAGGATGCAGGGAACCATTACCTGGGAGAATTCACCCCATCCTCAGATGGCAACTATACCCTGTCTGTTGCACACACTGTGGCCGATGTATACAATGAAGGAAAAATAGAATATTATGCAACAGCTTCCGTGAATGTGGGAAAAGCTTCAGCATCATCACTGGCCAAATCCACTTTTTTGTCCGTAGTTCCTGTTGCTGCCGGCAAACTGGCATCTCCATTGGATCTCCAGGTATTCATGGAAGGTCAGCCCGTAGCAAAAACCAAGGTAATGGTTGCTTCACCTGACGGCTGGGAGAAGACCATGTACAGCAATGAAGAAGGAAAAGTGGTTTGCAGGCCCGTGCAATCCGGTACACATATGCTGGAAGCCGTGAAGGTCCTGAAAACCCCTGGCACCCATAACGGAAAATCATACAAGTCTGTTACACACCTGGTAACACACTGTGTTCAGGTGAACAAATAA